The proteins below come from a single Azospirillum sp. B510 genomic window:
- a CDS encoding response regulator produces the protein MMRIEIERPLTWPIRPVETSAELLAPGPSILIVGHNLPAANRVRESFARNGHHIQVTCDIVQALDTLETDASIGVVVVQMVMPHFDGLALVERMQSSLGNRSVQFIILASGAQVRDVVRAIHLKVVDFVDDPEDFGRLHGALVRALSVSQTTRDAPAHDAALDEAYRHGMAMIAAVKALRERHASTARHSVTGTATPSAPAISIVPMTKAKKPVPIRPESDHERLRALRALQQWQASRDKFFPKDLFEDPCWAMLLDLMTNHLLGKRISVSSLCMASGVAQTTALRRISNLKDCGLIRRVADDQDGRRVFVELTDEGIAAMSRYIEHIQSTNPPPFS, from the coding sequence ATGATGCGGATCGAAATCGAGCGACCGTTGACGTGGCCGATCCGACCGGTAGAAACCAGTGCGGAGCTTCTTGCGCCGGGCCCTTCCATATTGATCGTTGGCCACAACCTCCCAGCGGCCAACCGCGTGCGCGAGAGTTTCGCGCGCAACGGTCATCACATTCAGGTGACCTGCGACATCGTCCAGGCGCTCGACACGCTTGAGACCGACGCCTCGATCGGCGTCGTCGTCGTCCAGATGGTGATGCCGCATTTCGACGGGCTGGCACTGGTCGAACGTATGCAATCCTCCCTCGGCAACCGTTCCGTCCAGTTCATCATCCTGGCGTCTGGCGCCCAGGTTAGGGACGTGGTGCGCGCGATACACCTTAAAGTCGTGGATTTTGTTGATGATCCGGAAGATTTCGGCCGGTTGCACGGCGCTCTGGTGCGGGCGCTGTCCGTGAGCCAGACCACGCGCGACGCCCCGGCCCACGACGCTGCGCTCGACGAGGCCTACCGGCACGGAATGGCCATGATCGCCGCCGTGAAGGCGCTGCGCGAGCGGCACGCCTCCACCGCTCGTCACTCCGTTACCGGAACGGCAACCCCGTCCGCACCGGCGATCAGCATTGTTCCCATGACCAAGGCGAAGAAGCCTGTTCCGATCCGCCCGGAATCGGACCATGAGCGGTTGCGCGCACTTCGCGCGCTCCAGCAGTGGCAGGCGTCCCGCGACAAGTTCTTCCCGAAGGATCTCTTTGAAGATCCTTGCTGGGCCATGTTGCTGGATCTGATGACCAACCACCTGCTCGGAAAACGGATCTCGGTGTCATCGCTGTGCATGGCATCCGGCGTGGCGCAAACGACCGCCTTGCGCCGCATTTCCAATCTGAAGGACTGCGGACTGATCCGCCGGGTGGCGGACGACCAGGATGGCCGGCGGGTCTTCGTCGAATTGACTGACGAGGGCATCGCCGCCATGTCCCGCTACATCGAGCACATCCAGTCGACCAATCCGCCTCCATTCAGCTGA
- a CDS encoding helix-turn-helix domain-containing protein, translating into MSDRKFKELIVLSSADQAGDVGRRLPNQPPAPRDEMDRQKLAERLREQGWSYRRISEELQVSYVLVARWLGDGPVPQAARVASPSKTTSIPAETPVPAPKGKAAKAAATRTAAADDDRDVLALQFQAFEQYVRDVIATLDERHEAMMSRQDELIRALDEERGNARAREEELLGALETERARWSEAEERFRTELEQFKEEMRASGGLPGKNSGEDTADDDPFGFSDDAEEKGGKDPFDSDDGESGMDPFSFDDEEAQEASAENPFGFDNPVDAFNTEKDSSETEQAVTGGAGDPEDGTAEDEDPFKGFDDEPADDETSAVSADAFSFDDEEPAVKEPEPEPDPPKKRKGLMFWRRG; encoded by the coding sequence ATGAGTGATCGGAAGTTCAAGGAATTGATCGTGCTGTCCTCGGCCGATCAGGCTGGCGACGTTGGCCGCAGGCTCCCCAACCAGCCCCCGGCCCCGCGCGATGAGATGGACCGCCAGAAGCTTGCCGAACGCCTGCGGGAGCAGGGCTGGAGCTACCGGCGTATTTCCGAGGAGTTGCAGGTCTCCTACGTCCTGGTGGCGCGCTGGCTCGGCGACGGCCCGGTGCCGCAGGCGGCCCGCGTCGCCTCTCCCTCAAAAACAACATCAATCCCGGCGGAAACACCTGTGCCGGCCCCTAAAGGGAAAGCCGCCAAGGCTGCCGCCACCCGGACCGCCGCCGCGGACGACGACAGGGATGTCCTTGCCCTCCAGTTCCAGGCGTTCGAGCAGTATGTTCGCGATGTCATCGCCACGCTCGACGAGCGTCACGAGGCGATGATGAGCCGCCAGGACGAGTTGATCCGCGCCCTGGACGAGGAGCGCGGCAACGCGCGTGCCCGCGAGGAGGAGCTTCTGGGTGCGCTGGAGACCGAACGAGCGCGCTGGTCCGAGGCCGAGGAGCGCTTCCGCACCGAATTGGAGCAATTCAAAGAGGAAATGCGGGCATCCGGCGGGTTGCCTGGCAAGAACAGCGGCGAGGACACCGCGGACGACGATCCCTTCGGCTTCAGCGATGATGCCGAGGAGAAGGGCGGCAAGGATCCGTTCGATTCCGACGACGGGGAAAGCGGAATGGACCCCTTCAGTTTCGACGATGAGGAGGCGCAGGAGGCGAGCGCGGAGAATCCCTTTGGGTTCGACAATCCGGTCGATGCCTTCAACACCGAAAAGGATTCGTCTGAAACGGAGCAAGCCGTGACCGGGGGGGCGGGCGATCCCGAGGATGGAACCGCGGAGGACGAGGACCCGTTCAAGGGCTTCGACGACGAACCGGCCGACGACGAGACGTCCGCAGTCAGTGCAGACGCTTTTTCCTTCGACGACGAGGAACCCGCCGTCAAGGAACCAGAGCCGGAGCCGGACCCGCCAAAGAAGCGCAAGGGCCTGATGTTCTGGCGGCGCGGATAG
- a CDS encoding TIGR00645 family protein, whose translation MTHAHVTPADPPTGAPVQAPRGLAKRIEDLLEKAMFQSRWLLAPLYLGLVGALGMIGWCFAVEFVHGFPKLAGGSESEVILVVLALVDLTMVGNLVLMVIFSGYENFVSKIDVAGHTDRPEWMGKLDFSGLKVKLIASIVAISSIQVLKSFMHVGMVSDRDLIWLLAIHGTFVASGVLLAFMDFLVKKSHALDH comes from the coding sequence ATGACACACGCTCATGTTACGCCGGCGGACCCGCCGACAGGCGCTCCCGTCCAGGCTCCACGCGGACTGGCAAAGCGGATCGAAGATTTGCTCGAAAAGGCGATGTTCCAAAGCCGCTGGCTTCTGGCACCGCTTTACCTTGGTCTGGTCGGTGCACTCGGCATGATCGGCTGGTGCTTCGCGGTCGAGTTCGTCCACGGCTTTCCAAAGCTGGCCGGAGGCAGCGAGTCCGAGGTCATCCTGGTGGTCCTGGCGCTGGTCGACCTGACCATGGTCGGGAATCTGGTGCTGATGGTGATCTTCAGCGGCTACGAGAACTTCGTGTCCAAAATCGACGTCGCCGGCCATACGGACCGTCCGGAATGGATGGGGAAGCTCGATTTCAGCGGCCTGAAGGTGAAGCTGATCGCCTCGATCGTGGCGATCTCGTCGATCCAGGTGCTGAAGTCCTTCATGCATGTCGGGATGGTGTCAGACCGCGACCTGATCTGGCTCTTGGCCATCCACGGCACCTTCGTGGCGTCGGGTGTTCTGCTCGCATTCATGGACTTCCTGGTCAAGAAGAGCCACGCGCTCGATCACTGA
- a CDS encoding type VI secretion system tube protein Hcp, whose amino-acid sequence MRILLKYPGIAGDSLLQGYSNLIFCTKFDMRTGTNDAGSLEYGAAVEDNDYDVYGIAAMQENYRKVKPRSKPRTVGIDSVDLGKPIDMASPLLLKTAFADPVPGAEATIYFLRPIDTQASAEQSGLAGGTIGFDKFLTIVLTDVHVTSYTVSAGTSADNSGDETISLSFTKLNMTYVHYKNGQPQNVPVEIKVAKKK is encoded by the coding sequence ATGCGCATTCTTCTCAAATATCCGGGCATTGCCGGCGATTCGCTGCTCCAGGGCTACAGCAACCTGATCTTCTGCACCAAGTTCGACATGAGAACCGGAACGAACGACGCCGGCTCTCTGGAATACGGCGCGGCGGTCGAGGACAACGACTACGACGTCTATGGCATTGCAGCGATGCAGGAAAATTATCGCAAGGTGAAGCCGCGGTCGAAGCCGCGCACGGTCGGGATCGACAGCGTCGACCTCGGCAAGCCCATCGACATGGCCTCGCCGCTGTTGCTGAAGACGGCGTTCGCCGATCCCGTGCCGGGCGCCGAGGCCACGATCTACTTCCTGCGGCCGATAGACACGCAAGCATCGGCCGAGCAGTCGGGCCTCGCCGGCGGCACGATCGGCTTCGACAAGTTCCTGACCATCGTTCTGACAGACGTCCATGTCACGTCCTACACGGTCAGCGCCGGCACCAGCGCCGATAACAGTGGCGACGAGACGATCTCGCTGTCCTTCACCAAACTCAACATGACTTACGTCCATTACAAGAACGGCCAACCGCAGAACGTTCCGGTTGAAATCAAGGTGGCAAAGAAAAAATGA
- the tssA gene encoding type VI secretion system protein TssA — MTDARTAERPLIDTERILAPIPGDLPAGEDIRYEPEFDALAEARRMDDDTDKGIWQTDDVKRADWKGVVVGATELLASRSKDLQVAVWLVQALVQQHGPAAIAPGLSMLTGLVDAFWDGLYPRIDEDGDTEARLAPLLWLDERLSRDLLALPIALPEPGAKSGLRLQDWQNAQRLRKLAGRDARAYKAAIAEGEVPVERIVKDVEKTPSDFYVAQRDSLKAAEAAAHALGAALDRLAGRNAPALSRIKRTVEELCRFQEDVLRKRGVTLEPTASVAAPEAASEAAGTGDAATTPGAAAHPAGAAWTGGPRNREEAYGMLRQIADYLEQEEPHSPTSYLVRRAASWGQLSLPELYADLLGDRGEVGRMFSVLRLKDE; from the coding sequence ATGACCGACGCGCGGACTGCTGAACGCCCACTCATCGACACCGAACGGATTCTCGCGCCGATTCCGGGAGATCTTCCGGCCGGCGAGGACATCCGCTACGAGCCGGAATTCGACGCGCTGGCGGAGGCGCGGCGCATGGATGACGACACGGACAAGGGGATCTGGCAGACCGACGACGTCAAGCGGGCCGACTGGAAGGGTGTCGTGGTCGGCGCAACCGAACTGCTGGCTAGCCGTTCGAAGGATCTCCAGGTTGCCGTTTGGCTGGTCCAGGCGCTGGTGCAGCAGCACGGACCCGCCGCCATCGCGCCGGGCCTGTCCATGCTCACCGGCCTTGTCGATGCCTTTTGGGACGGCCTCTACCCACGCATCGACGAGGACGGGGACACCGAGGCGCGCTTGGCGCCCCTGCTTTGGCTGGACGAGCGCTTGTCCCGCGACCTCCTGGCGCTGCCCATCGCTCTGCCGGAACCGGGCGCCAAGTCGGGGCTCCGGCTCCAGGACTGGCAGAACGCCCAGCGCCTGCGCAAGCTGGCGGGCCGTGATGCACGCGCCTACAAGGCCGCCATCGCCGAAGGCGAAGTGCCGGTGGAGCGGATCGTGAAGGACGTCGAGAAGACGCCCTCGGACTTCTACGTCGCCCAGCGTGACAGCCTGAAGGCGGCCGAGGCGGCGGCGCACGCGCTGGGCGCGGCGCTGGACCGGCTCGCCGGCCGCAACGCTCCCGCCCTCTCCCGTATCAAGCGCACGGTCGAGGAGCTGTGCCGGTTCCAGGAGGATGTCTTGCGCAAACGTGGTGTCACCCTCGAACCGACCGCGTCTGTCGCCGCGCCCGAAGCCGCATCCGAAGCCGCCGGAACCGGCGATGCCGCCACGACGCCGGGTGCTGCGGCGCATCCGGCTGGGGCCGCCTGGACCGGCGGTCCGCGCAACCGGGAAGAGGCGTATGGAATGCTCCGGCAGATCGCCGACTATCTGGAGCAGGAGGAACCGCACAGCCCGACCTCCTATCTGGTGCGCCGTGCGGCCTCCTGGGGTCAATTGTCGTTGCCGGAACTCTATGCCGACCTGCTGGGCGACCGTGGCGAGGTTGGGAGGATGTTCTCCGTGCTGCGCTTGAAGGACGAGTGA
- a CDS encoding type VI secretion protein IcmF/TssM N-terminal domain-containing protein: MDILGTVLAGIAQNQLWFFAALLLVVLAIIAVMAVILLRAGRQPAEPPGEVKALPAPEGADPAAGPGASGLPATLPIVGTRDLRRLFREGLAAYRETLSRNVYLVPWYLRTGVVPGDDGGLLTCAEEVRPPVESKDRPFGFHWRFYDRAVVIDIDDARVAWKGVLDQLARYRVMMPVDGVILTVPLEELDDVRRATARGTELYARLWEIQRTLGLALPVYVVVTGCDAIPGFPLFVDALPEPMRDGMLGWSSSYALETVFRPDFVGEALQSMAAGMLALQLEVFGAASREDGAQLVALIDRLAGTEAALRAMLGIAFKRTAYQETLYVRGLYFVGRTAPETPAVFGRDLLNRKIFPEAGLPKPTRALAATRALRHHAWPVGTAVASAAAILLLWIGVHRVNTLSDQLVPILSDIPANLQQLSDQRAAIQAGAPPPPIYADAAARFVQGMATLPQDPPFNPLPAAWISGVPDDVARALAVGYRRLTLATMRDIAEDRLRRLTRDPLRVQIGAGGFDRLRAFTTEVGIAEGLARAYNTVDSRDPNMPLDEALEFSLGSTGARGFSARLHGWGVDVPPMGGAVPAPGPGAQRPIDLAAYRGEVTSRFRQFADAYLRELAMSGLAVARLSVAASELELLAGGARTGADAATSYTEVLAGLDEAARGLNLEHGAWIGTDGPVLPPEFDTLLNRLEKSELFGPTLRADIKELAQRRYDEAGTGGKSLDSVIGRLLVQGPSGAPRLSPAAESLRQTLSVWTARRFMRSGETSGMTATPAAGASWDRAALETIPPLLEDYLLFDAKDLPQAPQILRPSMRAAAQHQLRRGVEQILARALAGTPAGGTIDRAGGLTQLRESARSLRLAFPVLAETIQNFRQIGLATSADAIRDIVARQANAVLAQADRMLEEDQLYRPDTRSLNAWIDGPLVPAQLFGQQSPTALALYLGNARQEVTALTRDVAAPVVEILEKPVMGGGEGSGLSAKWARIVAELDRYEGGRPNSTLAVLEKFVTTDVAAIDAASCRDTAQFDALASDFFASRLNELKQSIADRCRLMGDQRVYMGYAEIAAAFNASLAGRFPFGPISDNQADVAMVRAFYDAFDARQGSVIEGLRRSTRLGTAGHDALRFMETMAMAKPALTAATVTDQTGGLLLDPTFRVNRGREAGGTNIIEWKLSTSAGSIANIGARAPLRWYPGDRVAVSLRWAKDGKVVPVTGIGAPSAVDDATLTFAYEGPWALFALVRQHNAAQRDRSSGADTVLLFEALTKAVPVVEDADGKEAEDKAKREGPLPLSAAPLPGKPGALSAPDARRADTRVFMALGAKRTIVTEGKPPRDEKVALLELPSSAPLLLSAGAMPRPGFPGAPPAGLTGFPSATFGGQAVNPTDRAFFDLQAPPGVPPLLRPANQRVY; encoded by the coding sequence ATGGATATTCTCGGCACCGTCCTGGCGGGCATCGCGCAGAACCAGCTGTGGTTCTTCGCGGCGCTGCTGCTGGTGGTCCTCGCCATCATCGCTGTCATGGCGGTGATCCTGCTGCGCGCCGGCCGCCAGCCGGCCGAGCCGCCGGGCGAGGTCAAAGCGCTGCCGGCACCCGAGGGCGCCGATCCCGCCGCGGGGCCGGGAGCGTCCGGGCTGCCCGCGACGCTGCCCATCGTCGGCACGCGCGACCTCCGCCGCCTGTTCCGCGAGGGACTGGCGGCCTATCGCGAAACGCTGTCGCGCAACGTCTATCTGGTCCCCTGGTATCTGCGTACCGGCGTCGTCCCCGGGGACGACGGCGGCCTGCTGACCTGCGCCGAGGAGGTGCGGCCGCCGGTGGAGTCCAAGGACCGGCCCTTCGGCTTCCACTGGCGCTTTTACGACCGCGCGGTGGTAATCGACATCGACGACGCCCGTGTGGCATGGAAGGGCGTGCTCGACCAGCTTGCCCGCTATCGCGTCATGATGCCGGTCGACGGCGTGATCCTGACCGTACCGCTGGAGGAACTCGACGATGTCCGCCGCGCCACCGCGCGCGGCACCGAGCTTTACGCCCGCCTGTGGGAGATCCAGCGCACTCTCGGGCTGGCGCTGCCGGTCTATGTGGTGGTCACCGGCTGCGATGCCATTCCCGGCTTCCCGTTGTTCGTCGATGCGCTGCCCGAGCCCATGCGCGACGGCATGCTCGGCTGGTCGTCCTCCTACGCGCTGGAGACGGTGTTCAGGCCTGACTTCGTCGGTGAGGCGCTTCAGTCCATGGCTGCCGGCATGCTGGCCCTCCAGCTCGAAGTGTTCGGCGCGGCATCTCGGGAGGACGGGGCGCAGCTCGTGGCGCTGATCGACCGGCTGGCCGGGACGGAGGCGGCGCTGCGCGCCATGCTCGGCATCGCCTTCAAGCGCACCGCCTACCAGGAAACGCTGTATGTCCGCGGCCTGTATTTCGTTGGCCGGACGGCGCCGGAAACGCCTGCCGTCTTCGGCCGCGACCTGCTCAACCGCAAGATCTTCCCCGAGGCGGGGCTGCCCAAGCCGACCCGCGCGCTCGCCGCGACCCGTGCCCTGCGCCACCATGCCTGGCCGGTCGGCACCGCCGTCGCCTCTGCCGCCGCGATCCTGCTCCTGTGGATCGGCGTGCACCGGGTGAACACGCTGTCGGACCAGCTGGTGCCGATCCTTTCGGACATCCCGGCGAACCTCCAGCAGCTCTCCGACCAGCGCGCTGCCATTCAGGCCGGCGCGCCGCCGCCGCCGATCTATGCCGATGCCGCCGCGCGTTTCGTTCAGGGCATGGCGACCCTGCCGCAGGACCCGCCGTTCAATCCGCTGCCGGCCGCCTGGATCAGCGGCGTGCCCGACGATGTGGCCCGTGCACTGGCCGTCGGTTATCGCCGGCTGACGCTGGCGACCATGCGCGATATCGCCGAGGACCGGTTGCGCCGCCTGACCCGCGACCCGCTTCGCGTGCAGATCGGTGCGGGCGGATTCGACCGGCTGCGCGCCTTCACCACCGAGGTGGGCATCGCCGAAGGCTTGGCCAGGGCCTACAACACCGTCGATTCCCGTGATCCCAATATGCCGCTCGACGAGGCGCTGGAGTTCTCGCTGGGCTCCACCGGGGCGCGCGGCTTCTCCGCACGGCTGCATGGCTGGGGCGTCGACGTGCCGCCAATGGGCGGTGCCGTCCCGGCCCCCGGTCCCGGCGCGCAGCGGCCGATCGACCTGGCCGCCTATCGCGGTGAAGTCACGAGCCGCTTCCGCCAGTTCGCCGACGCCTATCTGCGTGAGCTTGCCATGAGCGGTCTCGCCGTGGCCCGTCTTTCGGTTGCCGCCAGCGAGCTTGAGCTGCTGGCGGGAGGCGCGCGCACCGGCGCCGACGCCGCAACCTCCTACACCGAGGTGCTGGCGGGCCTGGATGAGGCCGCGCGCGGCCTGAATTTGGAACACGGCGCTTGGATCGGCACCGATGGCCCGGTGCTGCCGCCCGAGTTCGACACCCTTCTCAACCGCCTGGAGAAGTCCGAGCTGTTCGGCCCGACGCTGCGTGCCGACATCAAGGAGCTGGCGCAACGCCGGTATGATGAGGCCGGGACGGGCGGTAAATCGCTGGACTCGGTGATCGGCCGACTGCTGGTCCAGGGGCCGAGCGGCGCACCGCGTCTCTCGCCGGCGGCTGAAAGCCTGCGCCAGACGCTCAGTGTCTGGACGGCGCGCCGATTCATGCGCTCGGGGGAGACATCGGGCATGACGGCGACGCCGGCGGCCGGCGCCTCCTGGGACCGCGCGGCTCTGGAGACGATTCCGCCGCTGCTGGAGGATTACCTGCTGTTCGATGCCAAGGACCTGCCGCAGGCTCCGCAGATCCTGCGTCCATCCATGCGCGCCGCAGCGCAGCATCAGCTCCGCCGCGGTGTCGAGCAAATCCTTGCCCGTGCGTTGGCGGGAACCCCTGCCGGCGGCACCATCGACCGCGCCGGCGGGCTGACCCAGCTCCGGGAATCGGCGCGGTCGCTGCGCCTCGCCTTCCCGGTGCTGGCCGAAACGATCCAGAACTTCCGGCAGATCGGTCTGGCCACGTCGGCCGACGCCATCCGCGATATCGTCGCACGGCAGGCCAACGCCGTGCTCGCCCAGGCCGACCGCATGCTGGAGGAAGACCAGCTCTACCGCCCCGATACCCGCTCGCTGAATGCCTGGATCGACGGGCCGCTGGTTCCCGCCCAGCTGTTCGGCCAGCAGAGCCCGACGGCGCTGGCCCTGTATCTCGGCAACGCGCGGCAGGAGGTAACGGCGCTGACCCGCGACGTCGCGGCGCCGGTCGTCGAAATCCTGGAGAAGCCCGTTATGGGCGGTGGCGAGGGCTCCGGTCTTTCGGCCAAGTGGGCCCGCATCGTCGCCGAGCTCGACCGCTATGAGGGTGGCCGCCCGAACAGCACGCTGGCCGTCCTGGAGAAGTTTGTCACCACCGACGTGGCCGCAATCGATGCCGCCAGCTGCCGGGACACGGCGCAGTTCGACGCACTGGCCAGCGATTTCTTCGCCAGCCGCCTGAACGAGTTGAAGCAATCCATCGCCGACCGCTGCCGCCTGATGGGCGACCAGCGCGTCTACATGGGCTATGCCGAGATCGCGGCGGCATTCAACGCATCGCTGGCCGGCCGGTTCCCCTTCGGCCCGATCAGCGACAACCAGGCCGACGTCGCCATGGTGCGGGCCTTCTACGATGCCTTCGACGCCCGCCAGGGCTCCGTGATCGAGGGGTTGCGCCGTTCCACCCGCCTGGGTACCGCCGGCCATGACGCCCTGCGATTTATGGAGACGATGGCGATGGCCAAGCCGGCGCTGACGGCGGCCACCGTCACCGACCAGACCGGTGGCCTGCTGCTCGACCCGACCTTCCGCGTCAACCGCGGCCGGGAGGCCGGCGGCACCAACATCATCGAATGGAAGCTCTCCACCTCTGCCGGCTCCATCGCCAACATCGGCGCGCGGGCACCGTTGCGCTGGTACCCCGGCGACCGCGTTGCGGTGTCACTGCGCTGGGCGAAGGACGGCAAGGTCGTGCCGGTGACCGGCATTGGTGCACCGTCCGCCGTGGACGACGCCACGCTGACCTTCGCCTACGAGGGGCCCTGGGCGCTGTTCGCGCTGGTCCGCCAGCACAACGCCGCGCAGCGCGACCGTTCCTCCGGGGCGGATACGGTCCTTCTGTTCGAAGCGCTGACCAAGGCGGTGCCGGTCGTCGAGGACGCGGATGGCAAGGAGGCCGAGGACAAAGCCAAGCGGGAGGGGCCGCTGCCTCTGAGTGCCGCCCCGCTCCCCGGCAAGCCGGGGGCGCTTTCCGCGCCCGACGCGCGGAGGGCGGATACGCGGGTCTTCATGGCGCTGGGCGCCAAGCGGACCATCGTGACCGAGGGCAAGCCGCCGCGCGACGAGAAGGTGGCGTTGCTCGAACTTCCGTCGTCGGCGCCGCTACTGCTGTCGGCCGGCGCCATGCCGCGGCCGGGCTTTCCAGGGGCGCCTCCGGCGGGGCTGACGGGCTTCCCCTCGGCCACCTTCGGCGGTCAGGCGGTCAACCCGACGGACCGCGCCTTCTTCGATCTCCAGGCTCCGCCGGGCGTGCCGCCGCTGCTGCGGCCGGCCAACCAGCGCGTCTACTGA
- a CDS encoding DotU family type IV/VI secretion system protein, with amino-acid sequence MLHRRDLVDHVLAFAREIQRHRAAIRAGRPAAAGPGAEAPESLPAFLNEDVLVLSAIHAPAGHAPAGFAARPGMGEASAPPVLPLEPDAEIIIRRLEDFLEAQAAQVARTGTELMISQYREAQYAMAALADDLFIHDVEWNGREVWRSALLEHALFRTRLAGERVFDRMEALLASDDHRLSQLAAVYLLLLGLGFKGRYRESGGAVQLRSISARLFEFIAGRESELAPGLLPAGRTLIPSAYAHTMTDRQMRTLARGVRWPVVLAALAGAWLVVGQAMWWVTTANLSSAADAVMQASVRVTR; translated from the coding sequence ATGCTTCACCGCCGGGATCTGGTCGATCATGTCCTCGCCTTCGCCCGCGAGATTCAGCGGCACCGTGCGGCCATCCGTGCCGGCCGGCCGGCCGCCGCCGGACCCGGCGCGGAAGCACCCGAAAGCCTGCCGGCCTTTCTGAACGAGGACGTGCTCGTCCTGTCGGCCATCCATGCGCCCGCCGGCCATGCGCCCGCCGGTTTTGCGGCCCGGCCGGGAATGGGCGAGGCGTCGGCCCCGCCGGTGCTGCCGCTCGAACCCGATGCGGAGATCATCATCCGCCGCCTGGAGGACTTTCTGGAAGCCCAGGCGGCGCAGGTCGCGCGCACCGGCACCGAACTGATGATCAGCCAGTACCGCGAGGCGCAATACGCCATGGCGGCGCTGGCCGACGACCTGTTCATCCACGACGTGGAATGGAACGGGCGGGAGGTCTGGCGCTCCGCGCTGCTGGAGCACGCGCTGTTCCGCACCCGGCTTGCCGGTGAGCGCGTCTTCGACCGCATGGAGGCGCTGCTGGCCAGCGACGACCACCGGCTGTCGCAGCTCGCCGCGGTGTATCTCCTATTGCTCGGCCTGGGCTTCAAGGGCCGTTACCGCGAATCCGGCGGCGCGGTTCAACTCCGCAGCATCTCCGCCCGCCTATTCGAGTTCATCGCCGGACGGGAGTCCGAACTCGCTCCGGGCCTGCTGCCGGCCGGGCGAACGCTGATCCCGTCCGCATACGCCCACACCATGACCGACAGGCAGATGCGCACGCTGGCGCGCGGCGTGCGCTGGCCGGTGGTGCTGGCCGCCCTGGCCGGGGCGTGGCTGGTGGTTGGTCAGGCGATGTGGTGGGTGACCACGGCGAACCTGTCGAGCGCGGCGGACGCGGTGATGCAGGCGTCCGTCCGCGTGACGCGCTGA